In Capsicum annuum cultivar UCD-10X-F1 chromosome 7, UCD10Xv1.1, whole genome shotgun sequence, one genomic interval encodes:
- the LOC107877548 gene encoding uncharacterized protein LOC107877548, translated as MDFPPPPTAPPFIIPTRRYIPESRPALLQVAQIPDSGSLFIRKSNISSIISTCPDSISLLILLNSRKISSNGNFDFQTNFINDDEVPRFEIQKDVYYSVDDLNNSTSSLLLEPKVTALGLISEKIQSKIPQMLDAIRVINNAYLFGYKRICHPQTQWVTNAVGGIKMWLGLDDDEAIEEALIQKTEDACKILSKEIQSSKTFLEYLMKELNITEKTQISSLSILDVKQAAPAILIMKCFALGNVSSAYTTKIRRILYRCIPLRAHTDFMAAWFIAEPIRSLDYTLTLERNPSLLATTLAGVRPEDSGSHGDVYKVSILEDGNEWRLSKNDYAFKVSRNLSLGHLTNEAGVLIHMPFANTIRIVGEGFGEFNDKRVFFLVTKWVSGGNLHDKMKGYIPCAQIIKILNGIAYALHLLYASICGCVVDLKPANILLDEDDNPVLCDFGSFRFSGEKVSGAFSGTPLYHDNTYAATHARDIFAFGVITFQLLTDEVNTFQSERGKQAYGRNFSLRIDAYIDEEKDLGELVKECLRDELDNAKQLLRIAAKCVSMKSQRPSAFEILQKFQELFEEN; from the exons ATGGATTTTCCGCCTCCTCCGACGGCTCCACCATTTATTATACCAACTCGCCGGTACATACCGGAAAGTAGGCCTGCTCTCCTGCAAGTAGCTCAAATTCCAGATTCAGG GTCACTTTTCATCCGCAAATCAAATATTTCGTCAATAATAAGCACATGTCCCGACTCAATATCATTGCTGATTCTTTTGAATTCTCGGAAGATTTCATCTAATGGCAACTTTGATTTTCAAACGAACttcattaatgatgatgaag TTCcaagatttgaaattcaaaaggatGTCTACTATAGCGTAGATGATTTGAATAATAGTACCTCATCGCTGTTATTGGAGCCCAAAGTCACTGCACTAGGACTTATAAGTGAGAAAATTCAAAGCAAGATTCCGCAAATGTTGGATGCGATCAGAGTTATAAACAATGCATACTTGTTTGGGTACAAACGGATTTGTCATCCCCAAACACAATGGGTGACAAATGCTGTGGGTGGCATAAAAATGTGGTTAGGTTTGGACGATGATGAAGCAATAGAAGAAGCA TTGATACAAAAGACGGAAGATGCATGTAAAATTTTGTCTAAGGAGATACAGAGCAGCAAAACCTTTCTGGAATACTT GATGAAGGAATTAAATATAACAga GAAAACACAGATATCTTCTTTATCAATTTTGGATGTAAAACAAGCAGCTCCGGCGATTCTTATCATGAAGTGTTTTGCACTGGGAAAT GTATCATCAGCTTATACCACAAAAATTCGTAGAATACTGTATAGATGCATCCCACTCCGGGCACACACTGATTTTATGGCCGCATGGTTCATTGCAGAACCAATCCGCT CCCTAGATTACACTCTCACACTCGAGAGAAATCCAAGCTTGCTAGCTACTACTTTGGCGGGAGTACGTCCTGAAGATTCGGGATCCCATGGAGATGTTTACAAAGTGTCCATACTAGAGGACGGAAATGAGTGGCGGCTGAGCAAAAATGATTACGCATTTAAAGTCTCCAGAAATCTCTCACTTGGTCATCTCACG AATGAGGCAGGTGTTTTGATACACATGCCATTTGCAAATACAATTAGAATAGTGGGTGAAGGTTTTGGAGAATTCAACGACAAACGCGTGTTTTTTCTTGTTACGAAGTGGGTTTCAGGTGGTAATTTGCATGATAAAATGAAAG GTTATATACCGTGCGCACagattataaaaatattaaatggaaTAGCATATGCTTTACATTTGTTGTACGCAAGCATATGCGGTTGCGTGGTTGATCTTAAACCTGCAAACATCTTATTAGACGAG GATGATAACCCAGTCTTGTGTGATTTTGGGTCATTTCGCTTTTCTGGAGAAAAAGTCTCAGGAGCTTTCAGCGGAACCCCACTTTACCATGATAACACATATG CTGCCACCCACGCACGTGACATATTTGCGTTTGGGGTCATCACATTCCAACTACTGACGGATGAGGTCAACACATTCCAGAGTGAGCGTGGCAAGCAGGCATACGGCAGAAACTTCAGCTTAAGGATAGATGCATACATTGATGAAGAGAAGGATCTCGGGGAACTAGTGAAGGAATGTCTAAGGGATGAACTAGACAATGCCAAGCAACTGCTTAGGATAGCGGCGAAGTGTGTCTCAATGAAATCACAACGCCCCTCAGCTTTCGAAATTCTACAGAAATTTCAAGAGTTGTTTGAAGAAAATTAA
- the LOC107877550 gene encoding calcineurin subunit B, which yields MGNTSSLLTQYDIEEVQEHCNNTFSQQEILSLYQRFCQLDRNGCGFISGEEFLSVPEFAVNPLSQRLLRMIDGLNFKEFVAFLSAFSAHASLQQKVEFIFRVYDSDGNGKVTFNDMLEVLQDLTGSFISEVQREQVLTSVLEEAGYSKDSLLVQSDFLKILGSSGLKMEVEIPVD from the exons ATGGGCAATACTTCTTCCTTGTTGACTCAATATGACATTGAAGAAGTTCAAGAACACTGTAATAACACAT TTTCACAGCAGGAAATTCTTTCATTGTACCAAAGGTTTTGTCAACTGGATAGAAATGGATGTGGATTTATCTCTGGAGAAGAGTTTCTTTCAGTGCCTGAATTTGCTGTCAATCCTCTTTCTCAg AGGCTATTAAGGATGATAGATGGTTTAAATTTCAAAGAATTTGTGGCGTTCTTATCAGCGTTTAGTGCTCATGCCAGCTTGCAACAAAAGGTTGAAT TTATTTTTAGAGTTTATGATTCTGATGGGAATGGAAAGGTGACGTTCAATGATATGCTGGAGGTCTTGCAAGATTTGACTGGATCGTTTATATCCGAGGTTCAAAGAGAG CAAGTTTTGACGAGTGTTCTCGAGGAAGCAGGATACAGCAAGGATTCTTTACTCGTCCAATCGGACTTCCTGAAG ATTCTTGGCAGCTCTGGTCTGAAGATGGAAGTTGAAATTCCAGTAGATTGA